A region from the Muribaculum gordoncarteri genome encodes:
- a CDS encoding glycoside hydrolase family 30 protein, giving the protein MNARITAIALSALLATAATDMSAQSYTHISSTQGNEWSSTKGKMEKKAATAPVLEVARDAKGQEFKAWGITFNELDWDALSMLTREEQDEILHRVFAPDGDLRVTRGRISPGANDYARSWYSCDEVEGDFNLNHFNIDRDKQAIIPFIRAAQKYNPDITCWISPWCPPSWMKINGDYPVVSSKYNNLSEKQNYLLFGTESAEIDEDEMKLTGARDGVFPRQLATTDYMIQDPRYLNAYANYFCRFIDAYKEQGIPIDMVMYQNEAYSYTPYPGCAWTAEGTIRFNRDYLAPALKRNHPEVKLYLGTFNTNRQDHVEKVLSDSELNKSISGMGFQWEGRDILAAIRAQHPDWSYICSESECGWGSFDWPAAEHTFELINHYLGNGCNEYNFWNFILADNGESPWGWKQNALIRVDSKERKATLTPEYYAARHYCQFLPKGSRIVGWKGDQKGTMPVLVAVNPQGKHVVIAGNFADSEAPFSLKLGDRYINTTLAPHSFNTFLE; this is encoded by the coding sequence ATGAACGCCCGAATCACAGCAATAGCACTGTCGGCACTGCTCGCGACAGCGGCAACCGACATGTCGGCACAGTCCTACACCCACATCTCGTCGACCCAAGGCAACGAATGGAGCAGCACCAAAGGCAAAATGGAGAAAAAAGCCGCCACAGCACCCGTGCTCGAAGTGGCACGCGACGCCAAGGGGCAGGAATTCAAGGCTTGGGGCATAACTTTCAACGAACTCGACTGGGACGCGCTGTCGATGCTCACCCGCGAGGAGCAGGACGAGATTCTGCACCGCGTATTCGCCCCCGACGGCGACCTGCGCGTGACCCGTGGACGCATATCGCCGGGAGCCAACGACTACGCCCGCTCATGGTACAGCTGCGACGAGGTCGAGGGCGACTTCAACCTCAACCACTTCAACATCGACCGCGACAAGCAGGCGATAATACCCTTCATCCGCGCCGCGCAGAAGTATAACCCCGACATCACCTGCTGGATATCGCCGTGGTGTCCGCCGAGTTGGATGAAAATCAACGGCGACTACCCCGTGGTGAGCAGCAAATACAACAATCTGTCGGAGAAGCAGAACTATCTGCTCTTCGGCACCGAATCGGCCGAAATCGACGAGGACGAGATGAAGCTCACCGGAGCCCGCGACGGAGTGTTTCCGCGTCAGCTTGCCACGACCGACTACATGATACAGGATCCGCGCTACCTTAACGCCTACGCCAACTACTTCTGCCGCTTCATCGACGCCTACAAAGAGCAGGGCATACCCATCGACATGGTTATGTATCAGAACGAGGCCTACAGCTACACCCCCTACCCCGGATGCGCCTGGACCGCCGAAGGCACGATACGCTTCAACCGCGACTATCTCGCCCCCGCGCTTAAGCGCAACCATCCCGAGGTGAAGCTCTATCTCGGCACGTTCAACACCAACCGTCAGGACCATGTGGAGAAGGTGCTGAGCGACAGCGAGCTCAACAAGTCGATTTCGGGCATGGGCTTCCAGTGGGAAGGACGCGACATACTCGCCGCCATCAGGGCACAGCACCCCGACTGGTCCTACATCTGCTCGGAGAGCGAATGCGGCTGGGGAAGCTTTGACTGGCCGGCAGCCGAACACACATTCGAGCTCATCAACCACTATCTGGGCAACGGATGCAACGAATACAACTTCTGGAACTTCATCCTGGCCGACAACGGCGAAAGTCCCTGGGGATGGAAGCAGAACGCGCTGATACGCGTCGACTCCAAGGAGCGCAAGGCCACCCTCACGCCCGAGTACTATGCCGCGCGACACTACTGCCAGTTCCTCCCCAAAGGCTCGCGCATCGTGGGCTGGAAAGGCGACCAGAAAGGCACCATGCCGGTGCTCGTGGCAGTGAATCCGCAGGGCAAGCACGTGGTGATCGCCGGCAACTTCGCCGACAGCGAAGCCCCCTTCAGCCTCAAGCTCGGCGACCGCTACATCAACACCACCCTCGCCCCCCACTCCTTCAACACCTTCCTGGAGTAA
- a CDS encoding family 43 glycosylhydrolase — MSASAHTLSDRAHNPILPGFHADPEILYSENTGRYYIYSTTDGQPGWGGWYFHVFSSDNLTDWHDDGIMLDVKSEQVPWASGNAWAPAIIERKEGDGYRYYFYYSGHSPEDNRKEIGVAVADSPTGPFVDLGRPLVKDSPAGHGQQIDVDVFRDPASGKYYLYWGNGYMAGAELNDDMTSLKEETITVMTPQGGTLETYAFREAPYVFYRNGIYYFLWSVDDTGSPNYHVAYGTSDSPLGPIKVADPCTILIQRPDKEIYGPAHNSVLNIPGTDEWCIVYHRINKEYIDRDKGPGWHREVCIDRMEFNPDGSIKPVVPTR, encoded by the coding sequence ATGTCGGCCTCGGCCCACACATTATCCGACCGGGCCCACAACCCCATTTTGCCCGGATTTCACGCCGACCCCGAAATCCTATACTCGGAAAACACGGGTCGCTACTACATCTACTCCACCACCGACGGACAGCCGGGATGGGGTGGTTGGTATTTCCACGTGTTCTCATCGGACAACCTCACCGACTGGCACGACGACGGCATAATGCTCGACGTGAAGTCGGAACAGGTGCCCTGGGCCAGCGGCAACGCATGGGCCCCCGCCATTATCGAGCGCAAGGAGGGCGACGGCTACCGATACTACTTCTACTACAGCGGACACTCGCCCGAGGACAACCGCAAGGAGATAGGCGTTGCCGTGGCCGACAGCCCCACAGGCCCATTTGTCGACCTCGGCCGCCCCTTAGTCAAGGACTCTCCCGCCGGACATGGGCAGCAGATCGATGTTGATGTGTTCCGCGACCCGGCTTCGGGAAAATACTACCTCTACTGGGGCAACGGCTACATGGCCGGCGCCGAACTCAACGACGACATGACCTCGCTGAAGGAGGAAACGATAACCGTGATGACTCCGCAGGGCGGCACACTGGAAACCTACGCCTTCCGCGAAGCTCCCTACGTGTTCTACCGCAACGGCATCTACTACTTCCTGTGGTCGGTCGACGACACGGGCTCGCCCAACTACCACGTGGCCTACGGAACATCCGACAGCCCCCTCGGCCCCATCAAGGTGGCCGACCCCTGCACGATACTCATCCAGCGTCCCGACAAGGAGATCTACGGCCCGGCCCACAACTCGGTGCTCAACATCCCCGGCACCGACGAGTGGTGCATCGTGTACCACCGCATCAACAAGGAGTACATCGACCGCGACAAAGGCCCGGGCTGGCATCGCGAAGTGTGCATCGACCGCATGGAGTTCAACCCCGACGGCTCGATAAAGCCGGTAGTCCCCACCCGCTGA
- a CDS encoding BT1926 family outer membrane beta-barrel protein: MIKRLCTILLSALLVAPTVWGQTGGCPDKGCASFAPHKGQWEFSLMLGSSGSVYGDDQTALLPMYNSNYGSIGLPNGGTATSGNLSGYLNLTGFDNNSLVNILGIQAKYFFHDSWAVNLSAGMNIGVTPKKDYIEAEYEDLDNLRIPDQKYVNAQVNNNWYINAGVDRYFKTSNERIHPYVGVTIGMQMARIHTKQPYTGIMVDDEDLSDLGEQIEEAVYLAPGRVGQMIALKGAAVAGIEYSLTRGMFLAVECQPVSYRYDLIQMAPQGFDKYNLCHHNIKLIDMPIVKLGFRF; this comes from the coding sequence ATGATTAAACGACTTTGCACAATCTTATTGTCGGCACTTCTGGTCGCTCCCACCGTGTGGGGGCAGACCGGGGGATGCCCCGACAAGGGATGCGCATCGTTTGCACCGCACAAGGGTCAATGGGAGTTCTCGTTGATGCTCGGCAGCAGCGGCTCGGTCTATGGCGACGACCAGACCGCCCTGCTCCCGATGTACAACTCCAACTACGGTTCGATCGGTCTTCCCAACGGCGGGACGGCCACTTCGGGCAACCTGAGCGGCTACTTGAACCTCACAGGGTTTGACAACAACAGTCTTGTAAACATACTCGGCATTCAGGCCAAATATTTCTTCCATGACAGCTGGGCGGTAAATCTGTCGGCGGGCATGAACATCGGAGTAACTCCGAAGAAGGACTATATCGAGGCCGAATATGAGGATCTGGACAACCTCCGCATCCCCGACCAGAAGTATGTCAACGCGCAGGTCAACAACAACTGGTATATCAACGCCGGAGTTGACCGCTACTTCAAGACGAGCAACGAGCGCATACACCCTTATGTGGGAGTGACGATAGGGATGCAGATGGCCCGCATCCACACCAAGCAGCCCTACACGGGCATCATGGTTGACGATGAGGACCTAAGCGACCTCGGCGAGCAAATCGAGGAGGCCGTCTACCTTGCCCCGGGTCGTGTGGGCCAGATGATAGCGCTTAAGGGCGCGGCTGTAGCAGGTATCGAGTACAGCCTGACACGCGGCATGTTCCTTGCCGTAGAGTGTCAGCCGGTATCCTACCGCTACGACCTTATCCAGATGGCACCGCAGGGCTTTGACAAGTACAATCTGTGTCACCATAACATCAAGCTCATAGACATGCCTATCGTAAAACTCGGATTCCGATTCTGA
- a CDS encoding TlpA family protein disulfide reductase produces the protein MNTNHIIASLLMLTAALGLHAGDNISSLGEKGSFVINGNVDPSFGNLFEMAVTGYLDNYSKEITIDNDGNFQSTIDIEGPLQEAYLYVNNDAVSIPLMPDKTVTVNCHDGKLTLSSNDKDFNRDLEFALLCHKNMRKRFLDINVASYYALTDSAKSALVDSINDYINDYNKLIDDFEASSGMLANHNYFAHDAYFGVVGFIAGRPDLLPRITAGQAALKSSEPYKCITGDDMKYPKTRDFASRYVTFNATLNVNNDSLLSNDDYYNIIRASRGISPDSLTADVVNAYQLCNCMVFDPYEKIRPFADKTIEGITTPWLRSLLSEAVETYKLTSTGSDLPPMKLIDSEGRELSLDSFKGKPVLLDFWSIGCGPCLEEFRQMDEFKKALGDKADNLQVVTVCCGNPDNQRWKNMITRYNLNDVNTVIMHNESAPIYSTIGYPTYILVGPDGKIVEWNTDRPSTVLLKKQNNIPTTLDTLL, from the coding sequence ATGAACACCAATCACATTATCGCATCATTGCTTATGCTCACGGCTGCCTTGGGATTGCATGCCGGCGACAACATCTCCTCATTAGGCGAAAAAGGAAGTTTCGTAATAAACGGAAATGTCGACCCGTCATTCGGCAATCTGTTTGAAATGGCCGTAACCGGATACCTTGACAACTATTCCAAGGAGATTACCATCGACAACGACGGCAACTTCCAAAGCACGATCGACATCGAAGGCCCCCTGCAGGAAGCCTACCTGTATGTCAACAACGATGCCGTGTCAATACCTTTGATGCCCGATAAAACGGTGACAGTAAACTGTCATGACGGCAAGCTCACTCTTTCAAGCAACGACAAGGACTTCAACCGCGACCTTGAATTTGCGCTGCTATGCCACAAAAACATGCGCAAGCGGTTTCTCGACATTAATGTCGCATCCTACTACGCATTAACCGATTCGGCCAAATCGGCGCTCGTCGACAGCATCAACGACTACATCAACGACTACAACAAGCTGATAGATGATTTCGAGGCTTCGTCAGGAATGTTGGCCAATCACAACTACTTTGCACATGACGCTTACTTCGGCGTCGTCGGTTTTATCGCCGGACGGCCCGACTTGCTGCCACGCATCACCGCAGGTCAGGCAGCCCTGAAATCATCCGAGCCCTATAAATGCATCACCGGCGACGATATGAAGTATCCCAAGACACGCGATTTTGCATCACGATATGTAACCTTCAATGCTACTTTAAATGTCAACAATGACTCCCTGTTATCCAACGATGACTACTACAACATAATCCGGGCATCAAGAGGCATCTCGCCCGACTCGCTCACTGCCGATGTTGTCAACGCCTATCAGCTCTGCAACTGCATGGTATTTGACCCCTATGAAAAAATCCGTCCGTTTGCCGACAAGACGATCGAGGGCATAACCACCCCGTGGCTAAGGAGCCTGTTGTCGGAAGCTGTCGAAACCTACAAGCTCACAAGCACGGGAAGCGACCTGCCGCCCATGAAGCTTATCGACAGCGAGGGTCGTGAATTGTCGCTCGACAGCTTCAAGGGCAAGCCGGTGCTGCTCGACTTCTGGTCGATCGGATGCGGCCCCTGCCTTGAAGAGTTCCGACAAATGGATGAATTCAAGAAAGCGCTTGGCGACAAGGCCGACAATCTTCAGGTAGTGACTGTGTGCTGCGGCAATCCCGACAATCAGCGATGGAAAAACATGATCACGCGCTACAACCTCAACGATGTCAACACTGTAATCATGCACAATGAGTCGGCGCCCATCTATAGCACCATCGGCTACCCCACCTACATTCTCGTAGGCCCCGACGGAAAGATAGTCGAATGGAACACCGACCGCCCCTCGACAGTCCTCCTCAAAAAGCAGAACAACATCCCCACCACCCTCGACACCCTCCTCTAA
- a CDS encoding efflux RND transporter permease subunit: protein MFSKFFIDRPIFATVLAVLMVLAGLLTVSSLPVAQYPDITPPTVSVMASYPGANAETVARTIGVPIEEQINGVENMLYMSSNSGSDGSYSLTVTFEQGTDIDQAAIDVQNRLNQAEPTLPAAVKQQGITVNKESTNIVLFCALEGDSTGKYDALYLTNYANINLVNELSRVKGVGGVQAFGGGNYSMRVWLDPELMRARGLTPGDVLSAIQSQNMEVSAGDVGAAPTAGADAFQFTLVSQGRLQSPEEFGNIIIRSDGDGLLRLRDVARVDLGSISYAATTLVSGKEAALLGIKQLPGANALDVSKAAKKELDRLSQYFPPGVKYSVIEDTSQFVTASIEEVAVTFVETTLIVMIVILIFLQNWRAVIIPMLTIPVSLIATFAVMKLMGFTINTLTLFGLVLAIAIVVDDAIVVVEDCSRLVDEGKLSRRQSAEKAMNELTGPVIGEVLVLLSVFIPTAFVSGITGQLYKQFALTIAVSTAFSGFNALTLTPALCALFLTPRNKNTKNVIYKVFNKGYNAVEAFYKRVVGHALNHAKLAILAFVIIAVIGIIAFLKWPTSYIPQEDQGYFMSSIQLPQGASLERTEKVVNSLSDEIRRRLPEVSDVMAISGFSFLGGGASSNMGSLVVVLKPWKERKSKSQSVFAMIDSVRNIADSYQEAIVFSVNPPTIPGLGMSSGLEMQLLDINNLGAAEMMKAIASIQEAAKDEPRISSITTMYQGEVPQYRLNIDRDRVKLQGLTMSDVFSTLAYYMGGSYVNDFVEFGRVYQVTLKGDDSARGNIEDVMKLSVRNSGGEMVPFASFTTIESVMGQPTASRYNMYATAAITANVAHGVSSSDGIKAMEQLVKKTLGNNYSYAWTGEAYQETQSGTTVTAVFLFAIILTLLVLAAQYESWTDPIAVVLSMPIAILGTVLGCMFMSQSISIYTQIGLILLLGLSAKNAILIVEYATYFRRSGVTIKQAALDAGVIRFRPIMMTAIAFILGVMPMMFATGAGAESRVSLGTAVVFGMLLNAILGTLFVPNFWDMMQTFQEKVLSKFFKGVDDVPAQSSDDIPKGSI, encoded by the coding sequence ATGTTTTCAAAATTTTTCATAGACCGACCGATTTTCGCCACGGTGCTTGCCGTTCTAATGGTGCTGGCGGGATTGCTCACTGTGTCATCGCTCCCGGTGGCGCAGTACCCCGACATAACGCCGCCCACGGTAAGCGTGATGGCCTCCTATCCGGGAGCCAATGCCGAAACCGTGGCTCGCACAATCGGCGTTCCTATCGAGGAACAGATCAACGGAGTGGAAAACATGCTCTACATGAGCTCCAACTCCGGTTCCGACGGCAGCTACTCGCTGACCGTGACATTTGAGCAGGGTACCGACATCGACCAGGCCGCTATCGACGTGCAGAACCGACTGAACCAGGCCGAGCCTACACTGCCGGCCGCAGTGAAGCAGCAGGGCATAACGGTCAACAAGGAGTCGACCAACATCGTGCTGTTCTGCGCCCTCGAAGGCGACAGCACCGGTAAGTATGACGCTCTCTACCTCACCAACTACGCCAACATCAACCTTGTCAACGAGCTCTCGCGCGTCAAGGGCGTGGGTGGCGTTCAGGCTTTCGGCGGAGGCAACTACAGCATGCGTGTATGGCTCGATCCCGAACTGATGCGTGCCCGCGGACTCACTCCGGGCGATGTGCTTTCGGCAATCCAGTCACAGAACATGGAGGTGTCGGCAGGTGATGTGGGCGCAGCCCCGACGGCCGGAGCCGATGCGTTCCAGTTCACGCTCGTTTCCCAGGGCCGACTGCAGAGCCCCGAGGAGTTCGGCAACATCATAATACGCTCCGACGGCGACGGACTGCTGCGTCTGCGCGATGTGGCACGTGTCGACCTCGGAAGCATCAGCTACGCGGCTACGACTCTTGTATCGGGCAAGGAGGCCGCACTGCTCGGAATCAAACAGCTCCCCGGTGCCAACGCGCTCGATGTGTCGAAGGCCGCCAAGAAGGAGCTTGACAGGCTCAGCCAATACTTCCCGCCGGGCGTGAAGTACTCGGTGATCGAGGATACATCGCAGTTTGTCACAGCCTCAATCGAGGAGGTTGCAGTGACATTCGTCGAAACTACACTCATCGTGATGATTGTGATTCTCATATTCCTTCAGAACTGGCGCGCGGTGATAATACCCATGCTCACCATTCCGGTGTCACTCATCGCCACATTCGCAGTCATGAAGCTCATGGGATTCACCATAAACACGCTTACGCTCTTCGGCCTCGTGCTCGCCATTGCGATTGTGGTCGACGATGCGATAGTCGTGGTCGAGGACTGCTCGCGTCTTGTCGATGAAGGCAAGCTTTCAAGGCGACAGTCGGCCGAGAAGGCGATGAACGAGCTGACCGGCCCGGTGATCGGCGAGGTGCTCGTGCTGCTCTCGGTATTCATCCCTACGGCCTTCGTAAGCGGAATCACGGGACAGCTCTACAAGCAATTTGCGCTCACCATAGCCGTGTCGACGGCATTCTCGGGATTCAACGCGCTCACGCTCACCCCGGCTCTTTGCGCCCTCTTCCTCACGCCACGCAACAAGAACACCAAGAATGTCATCTACAAGGTATTCAACAAGGGATATAACGCCGTCGAGGCATTCTACAAGCGAGTGGTGGGCCATGCGCTCAACCATGCCAAGCTCGCCATACTTGCATTTGTCATAATAGCCGTGATAGGAATCATTGCATTCCTGAAATGGCCTACATCCTACATCCCGCAGGAGGACCAGGGCTACTTCATGTCGTCGATCCAGCTGCCGCAGGGAGCTTCGCTCGAACGTACCGAGAAGGTGGTCAACAGCCTCTCCGACGAGATACGCCGCCGATTGCCCGAAGTGTCGGATGTCATGGCGATATCGGGATTCTCGTTCCTCGGCGGTGGCGCGTCGTCCAACATGGGTTCGCTCGTCGTTGTGCTGAAGCCGTGGAAGGAGCGCAAGTCCAAGAGCCAAAGCGTGTTTGCGATGATCGACAGCGTGCGCAACATCGCCGACAGCTATCAGGAGGCGATAGTGTTCTCGGTAAATCCGCCCACGATTCCCGGACTGGGTATGTCGTCGGGTCTTGAGATGCAGCTTCTCGACATAAACAACCTGGGCGCAGCCGAGATGATGAAGGCTATAGCAAGCATTCAGGAAGCGGCCAAGGATGAGCCCCGCATCAGCTCTATCACTACGATGTATCAGGGCGAAGTGCCGCAGTACCGCCTCAACATCGACCGTGACCGCGTAAAGCTCCAGGGGCTCACGATGAGCGATGTATTCTCGACGCTCGCCTACTACATGGGCGGCAGCTATGTCAACGACTTCGTGGAGTTTGGCCGCGTATATCAGGTGACGCTTAAAGGCGACGACAGCGCCCGAGGCAACATCGAGGATGTGATGAAGCTGAGCGTGCGCAACTCGGGCGGCGAGATGGTGCCCTTTGCCTCGTTCACGACAATAGAGTCGGTGATGGGACAGCCCACGGCATCGCGCTACAACATGTATGCCACGGCGGCGATAACGGCCAATGTGGCCCACGGCGTCAGCTCGAGCGACGGCATCAAGGCCATGGAGCAGCTTGTCAAGAAGACTCTCGGCAACAACTACTCCTACGCATGGACCGGCGAAGCCTATCAGGAAACCCAGTCGGGCACCACGGTGACGGCCGTGTTCCTCTTTGCCATCATCCTTACACTGCTCGTGCTCGCAGCCCAGTATGAGAGCTGGACCGACCCTATAGCGGTAGTGCTGTCGATGCCTATAGCCATCCTGGGAACCGTGCTCGGATGTATGTTCATGAGCCAGAGCATAAGCATCTACACTCAGATAGGACTTATCCTGTTGCTCGGCCTGTCGGCCAAGAACGCGATCCTCATCGTGGAGTATGCCACCTATTTCCGCAGGAGCGGAGTGACGATAAAGCAGGCGGCACTCGATGCCGGTGTGATACGTTTCCGACCCATCATGATGACAGCGATAGCCTTCATCTTGGGCGTAATGCCCATGATGTTTGCCACGGGTGCGGGAGCCGAAAGCCGCGTTTCGCTTGGTACGGCCGTAGTATTCGGAATGTTGCTCAATGCAATCCTCGGAACCCTCTTTGTCCCCAATTTCTGGGACATGATGCAAACGTTCCAGGAGAAGGTGCTGAGCAAATTCTTCAAGGGTGTGGACGATGTGCCCGCACAGTCGTCCGACGACATCCCGAAAGGTTCGATTTAA
- a CDS encoding efflux RND transporter periplasmic adaptor subunit, with translation MKQSTLLRLTLPGLAMITLAACSHKSPAHQEGGEMAVEVAMPVTDSITIYKTYPGYISANASAAVVGRVNGTLLTRTYDGGSLVKKGQVLFTIEPTKYRDAVQQASAALQTAKSEYEYASNQYAAMKKALESDAVSQMDVIHAQSSMEQAEAAIKQAQASLSTAQTNLGYCTVRAPITGHITTSTVDPGSFISGEGAPFTLAQIYDDSKVVIIFQIEDTQYQRMLNSRGTSDESSYRHVPLTFTDTLPHSYTADLFYTAPTIDKSTGTLELKAQVDNPYGELRDGMYVTVHLPYDTDPKAILVRDASIGTDQLGKYLYVVNDSDKVIYTPIKVGDLYNDTLRVVTEGITPQSRYVTSALLKVRNGMPVNPVIK, from the coding sequence ATGAAACAATCGACTCTCCTGCGCTTAACATTGCCGGGACTGGCAATGATTACTCTCGCCGCATGCAGCCACAAGAGCCCGGCTCATCAGGAAGGCGGTGAAATGGCCGTCGAAGTAGCGATGCCCGTAACCGATTCAATAACAATCTACAAGACCTATCCCGGATACATCTCGGCCAACGCATCGGCCGCCGTGGTGGGACGCGTCAACGGAACTCTGCTTACAAGAACCTACGACGGCGGTTCGCTCGTCAAGAAAGGACAGGTACTCTTCACGATCGAGCCCACCAAATATCGCGACGCCGTGCAGCAGGCATCAGCCGCACTGCAAACGGCTAAGAGCGAATATGAATACGCTTCCAATCAGTACGCGGCCATGAAGAAGGCGCTCGAAAGCGATGCCGTGTCGCAGATGGATGTGATACACGCCCAAAGTTCGATGGAGCAGGCCGAAGCGGCTATCAAGCAGGCACAGGCTTCATTGAGCACGGCTCAGACCAATCTCGGCTACTGCACCGTAAGAGCCCCGATAACAGGACACATAACCACATCGACAGTCGACCCGGGGTCGTTCATAAGCGGTGAAGGCGCTCCGTTCACCCTCGCACAGATATATGACGATTCAAAGGTCGTGATAATATTCCAGATTGAGGACACACAGTATCAGCGCATGCTCAACTCACGCGGAACCAGTGACGAGTCCTCCTATCGTCACGTGCCGCTGACATTCACCGACACGCTTCCCCACTCCTATACCGCCGACCTCTTCTACACCGCCCCCACAATCGACAAGAGCACAGGTACTCTCGAGTTGAAGGCGCAGGTCGACAATCCCTACGGCGAACTCCGCGACGGAATGTATGTGACGGTACACCTGCCCTACGACACCGACCCCAAGGCCATACTCGTGAGGGACGCTTCGATAGGCACCGATCAGCTCGGCAAGTACCTTTATGTGGTCAACGACTCCGACAAGGTGATCTATACGCCTATCAAGGTGGGCGATCTCTACAACGACACCCTGCGAGTGGTCACCGAAGGCATCACGCCGCAGTCGCGCTACGTGACATCGGCACTGCTGAAGGTGCGCAACGGTATGCCGGTCAACCCGGTGATAAAGTAA
- a CDS encoding efflux transporter outer membrane subunit, with the protein MRIKSISFYLITGLLLAPSAMNADDFKPLRVLNDSLPEQWTYNENFSQELPSDDRWWSYFEDPVLDSLITAGENNNYNILMAARRIEVARQSLNSIRAGYFPTFNLSGGWTKSRNSGALGSVMTRASTVDYFSLGIDMSWEIDIFGRIATKAKGAKASYNATRAEYAAVMTSLCSNIAKTYITLRMWQAELLVAQEHIASQEKILKMTEARHEAGLCSMLDVTQARIVFYSTQATLPQLKSSIHTTINALALLLGEYPEALNERLSATAPLPSYHHIVTAGIPMELLRRRPDIVEAEYQLAASAAQLGIAKKEFLPTLTLNGSIGTSAHRIGDMFKNDSFTYAIAPTLSWTIFDGLARNYNMASARASMEIEMDNYNLTVMTAVEEVDNAMSTYLATLDNIEMLKKVIEQSRKSLELSVDLYKSDLSAFSNVVDAQMSLLENQNSLVAAQGKALTSLVALYQALGGGWDITQL; encoded by the coding sequence ACTTCAAGCCGCTCAGGGTACTTAATGATTCACTTCCCGAGCAGTGGACTTATAACGAGAACTTCAGTCAGGAGCTGCCATCCGACGACCGATGGTGGAGTTACTTTGAGGATCCCGTGCTCGACTCGCTCATCACAGCAGGCGAAAACAACAACTACAACATACTCATGGCCGCCCGGCGCATCGAGGTGGCACGCCAGTCGCTCAACTCGATACGTGCCGGCTACTTCCCGACATTCAATCTGAGCGGAGGCTGGACCAAGTCACGCAACTCGGGTGCGCTCGGCAGCGTGATGACACGCGCAAGCACGGTCGACTACTTTTCGCTCGGCATAGACATGAGCTGGGAGATAGACATATTCGGACGAATAGCCACAAAAGCCAAGGGTGCCAAAGCATCCTACAACGCCACCCGAGCCGAATATGCCGCCGTGATGACCTCACTGTGCAGCAACATAGCCAAGACCTACATAACGCTGCGCATGTGGCAGGCCGAACTGCTTGTGGCTCAGGAGCACATAGCCTCGCAGGAAAAGATATTGAAGATGACCGAGGCGCGGCATGAAGCGGGACTCTGCTCCATGCTCGATGTGACACAGGCCAGGATTGTGTTCTACTCGACCCAGGCTACGCTTCCGCAGCTGAAATCGTCGATTCACACCACCATCAACGCTCTCGCACTGCTGCTCGGCGAATACCCCGAAGCCTTGAACGAACGACTGTCGGCAACTGCCCCCTTGCCATCCTACCACCACATCGTCACCGCCGGAATTCCGATGGAGCTGCTGCGCCGACGCCCCGACATTGTCGAGGCCGAGTATCAGCTCGCAGCATCGGCCGCTCAGCTCGGAATCGCCAAGAAAGAGTTTCTGCCTACGCTCACGCTCAACGGCTCGATAGGCACTTCGGCCCACCGGATAGGCGACATGTTCAAAAACGACAGCTTCACCTACGCTATAGCCCCCACCCTGTCGTGGACCATATTCGACGGACTCGCACGCAACTACAACATGGCCTCGGCACGTGCCTCGATGGAAATCGAGATGGACAACTACAATCTCACCGTGATGACCGCCGTCGAGGAGGTCGACAACGCCATGTCGACCTATCTTGCCACTCTCGACAACATCGAGATGCTGAAAAAGGTGATCGAGCAGAGCCGCAAGTCGCTTGAGCTGTCGGTCGACCTCTACAAGAGCGACCTCTCGGCTTTCAGCAACGTGGTCGACGCACAGATGAGCCTGCTCGAAAACCAGAACTCGCTTGTGGCGGCACAAGGCAAGGCTCTCACCTCGCTCGTGGCCCTCTATCAGGCGCTCGGCGGCGGATGGGACATAACACAACTTTGA